In Natrononativus amylolyticus, a single window of DNA contains:
- a CDS encoding DUF4129 domain-containing protein has product MDRDTLLTLSLALCCTVALGTAATALESSVSTEPGDVIDLDYESLPISTGEAEELRDQYEGGPSESSSESSDSSGAGPTESLLDRLLELLAALFDLLLRALPVLIALAAVAALVRRRRAVVDRLRTSDDRAAAPESLVDGEPNDAVARAWYEMVRRLDLEERREKTPREFESEAIDRGADPEAVADLTRTFEDVRYGEYAPTEDRTRRVSAALGRLLGRESGDGGDSRERNADAAQPAAGEHAVRSDGGDRR; this is encoded by the coding sequence ATGGACCGCGACACGCTCCTCACGCTCTCGCTCGCGCTCTGCTGTACCGTCGCGCTCGGAACGGCGGCGACGGCACTCGAGTCCTCGGTGTCGACGGAGCCGGGCGACGTCATCGACCTCGACTACGAGAGCCTGCCGATCAGCACCGGGGAGGCGGAAGAGCTTCGGGACCAGTACGAGGGTGGACCGTCGGAATCGAGCAGCGAGTCCAGCGACTCGAGCGGTGCCGGCCCCACCGAGAGCCTCCTGGATCGGCTGCTCGAACTGCTCGCGGCGCTGTTCGACCTCCTGTTGCGGGCGCTCCCCGTGTTGATCGCACTCGCTGCGGTCGCCGCGCTGGTCCGGCGCCGCCGCGCCGTCGTCGACCGGTTGCGAACGAGTGACGACCGGGCGGCGGCGCCGGAATCGCTGGTCGACGGTGAACCGAACGACGCCGTCGCCCGCGCGTGGTACGAGATGGTTCGCCGGCTCGACCTCGAGGAGCGACGCGAGAAGACCCCCCGGGAGTTCGAATCCGAGGCGATCGACCGCGGCGCCGACCCCGAGGCCGTCGCCGACCTCACCCGAACCTTCGAGGACGTCCGGTACGGCGAGTACGCGCCGACCGAGGACCGGACGCGGCGCGTCAGTGCCGCGCTGGGCCGACTCCTCGGCCGGGAGTCGGGCGACGGCGGCGACTCGAGAGAACGGAACGCGGACGCGGCGCAACCGGCGGCCGGAGAACACGCCGTTCGCAGCGACGGCGGTGATCGCCGGTGA
- a CDS encoding DUF58 domain-containing protein, producing MSDTQHHRGDSSEFEPDGPSGTVQSAGDGRRDSDDDGLEVRGSSRRETTAAGEASESYPTNRWRGVSAVALAALAVGTGLTTASLLLVSVAAVAFVVYPRVTSAPDPALELERTVVADSPAPGDEIEIEVTVTNVGDSWLPDLRIVDGVPPTLNVVDGSPRRGASLWPGRSASFRYVLESERGTHTFEPATVVSRSLSGSTERESTVATETAIDCTGRSASGSVRAERLASVGTVRANSGGEGTEFYRTREYRRGDSMRFIDWNRFARTNELTTVEYRQERSATVVLLIDAREISYRGRDGEPHAVAYGVSAAAQLVRSLLRSRNRVGLATVGEDPCWLRPGVGSDHAAAIERTLGTHPSLSSTPPRRGVDLEAQLETLRRRLPRDAQLVLFSPLCDDAVVDATRALEARGHPMTVISPDVTTDGTAGGRLARIERENRASALRKSGVPVVDWEPPAPLETAIAHAREGRR from the coding sequence ATGAGTGACACACAGCATCACCGCGGCGACTCGAGCGAGTTCGAACCCGACGGCCCGTCCGGAACCGTCCAGTCGGCGGGTGACGGACGGCGAGATTCGGACGACGACGGCCTCGAGGTCAGGGGCTCGAGCCGGCGGGAGACGACCGCCGCGGGCGAAGCGAGCGAGTCCTACCCGACGAACCGCTGGCGAGGGGTGAGCGCGGTCGCCCTCGCCGCGCTGGCCGTCGGCACCGGGCTCACGACGGCGTCGCTGCTGCTGGTCTCCGTCGCCGCCGTCGCGTTCGTCGTCTACCCGCGCGTGACGAGCGCACCCGACCCGGCGCTCGAACTCGAGCGTACCGTGGTCGCCGACTCGCCCGCACCCGGCGACGAGATCGAGATCGAGGTGACGGTCACCAACGTCGGCGACAGTTGGCTCCCGGACCTGCGGATCGTCGACGGCGTCCCCCCGACGCTGAACGTCGTCGACGGCTCGCCGCGGCGGGGTGCGAGCCTGTGGCCCGGCCGATCCGCCTCGTTTCGGTACGTCCTCGAGAGCGAGCGCGGAACGCATACGTTCGAGCCCGCAACGGTCGTCAGCCGGAGCCTGAGCGGGTCGACGGAGCGAGAGAGTACCGTGGCGACCGAGACGGCGATCGACTGCACCGGCCGGTCGGCTTCCGGGTCGGTCCGCGCCGAGCGGCTCGCGTCCGTCGGAACGGTGCGAGCGAACAGCGGCGGCGAGGGGACCGAGTTCTACCGCACGCGCGAGTACCGCCGCGGCGATTCGATGCGGTTTATCGACTGGAACCGGTTCGCCCGGACGAACGAGCTCACGACCGTCGAGTACCGCCAGGAGCGGTCGGCCACGGTCGTGTTGCTGATCGACGCCAGAGAGATTTCCTACCGCGGACGCGACGGCGAGCCACACGCGGTCGCCTACGGCGTGTCGGCCGCCGCACAGCTGGTCCGCTCGCTGCTGCGGTCTCGAAACCGCGTCGGGCTGGCGACCGTCGGCGAGGATCCCTGCTGGCTTCGCCCCGGCGTCGGGAGCGACCACGCCGCGGCCATCGAGCGCACTCTCGGCACGCACCCCTCGCTGTCGTCGACGCCGCCCCGACGTGGGGTCGACCTCGAGGCCCAACTCGAGACCCTGCGAAGGCGGCTCCCGCGGGACGCACAGCTCGTCCTGTTCTCGCCGCTGTGTGACGACGCCGTCGTCGACGCGACGCGGGCGCTCGAGGCACGCGGCCACCCGATGACCGTGATCAGCCCCGACGTGACCACCGACGGGACCGCCGGCGGCCGCCTGGCTCGAATCGAGCGGGAGAACCGGGCGTCCGCCCTCCGGAAATCCGGCGTCCCCGTCGTCGACTGGGAGCCGCCGGCGCCGCTCGAGACCGCGATCGCACACGCACGGGAGGGCCGCCGATGA
- a CDS encoding TlpA family protein disulfide reductase, producing the protein MRRRELVAGVASLGVFGSGGYLAVRGVPADLLEADGTESGEPERMTVETIEATGSDAGELEVPVPDRPTFIDFFATWCQPCIQQMPALAAAHDRLGNEVRFLSVTNESIPDESIAEWWDEHDGNWTVGLDPALELAERYSFSGYPTAVAIDAGGEVQWSDSGVKTEDELVAGIEQALER; encoded by the coding sequence ATGCGCCGCCGCGAGCTCGTCGCCGGCGTTGCAAGCCTCGGCGTGTTCGGCAGCGGCGGCTACCTCGCGGTGCGCGGCGTACCGGCGGATCTGCTCGAGGCAGACGGTACCGAGAGCGGGGAACCGGAGCGGATGACCGTCGAAACCATCGAGGCGACCGGCAGCGACGCCGGCGAACTCGAGGTCCCAGTGCCCGACCGGCCGACGTTCATCGACTTCTTCGCCACGTGGTGTCAGCCGTGCATCCAGCAGATGCCCGCGCTCGCGGCGGCACACGACCGCCTCGGGAACGAGGTCCGGTTTCTCTCGGTGACCAACGAGTCGATCCCCGACGAGTCGATCGCGGAGTGGTGGGACGAACACGACGGCAACTGGACCGTCGGACTCGATCCGGCGCTCGAACTCGCCGAGCGGTACAGCTTCTCGGGGTACCCGACGGCCGTCGCCATCGACGCTGGCGGCGAGGTCCAGTGGTCCGACAGCGGCGTGAAGACCGAGGACGAACTCGTCGCGGGGATCGAGCAGGCGCTCGAGAGGTAG
- a CDS encoding SCO family protein, which produces MERRTYLGALGSAGIASVAGCLDSDPIFGSGEGGASDEAAEGTVLGPPEQSTEGASHPSYGEEIPSFSVPDPLAETDVSSDDLQGERAYLMTFFFTSCPDGACPALLLRLRRAHEDSLERGTEDETAFLALTFDPERDTPEELETYADQQGVNLEAGNFHFLRPESYDAGMELVTDDFGMPVERVDTDEHPATADDAGDDSSNGATDDSNADDDSSDHADDDSSDHADDDSSDHADDHGHDDDSHSDENDDHVENDSHADHDHGEYTFTHYNLILLVNERGIVERAYPQATGTDIEPIVEDFRTVVDG; this is translated from the coding sequence ATGGAGAGGCGCACGTACCTCGGCGCGCTCGGGAGTGCAGGAATCGCTAGCGTCGCAGGCTGTCTCGATTCCGATCCGATCTTCGGTAGCGGCGAGGGTGGCGCCAGCGACGAGGCTGCCGAGGGAACGGTCCTCGGCCCGCCGGAGCAGTCGACGGAGGGCGCATCACACCCGTCTTACGGCGAGGAGATCCCGTCGTTTTCGGTACCCGATCCGCTCGCAGAGACGGACGTTTCCTCGGACGACCTTCAGGGCGAGCGGGCGTACCTCATGACGTTCTTTTTCACCTCCTGTCCCGACGGGGCGTGCCCGGCGCTGCTGTTGCGGCTTCGCCGCGCTCACGAGGACTCTCTCGAGCGGGGAACCGAGGACGAGACGGCGTTTCTGGCGCTGACGTTCGACCCGGAGAGAGATACCCCCGAGGAGCTCGAGACATACGCCGACCAGCAGGGGGTGAACCTCGAGGCCGGGAACTTCCACTTCCTGCGTCCGGAATCCTACGACGCGGGGATGGAACTCGTCACCGACGACTTCGGTATGCCTGTCGAGCGGGTCGACACGGACGAGCATCCGGCGACGGCCGACGACGCGGGGGACGACTCGAGCAACGGGGCTACCGACGACTCGAACGCCGACGACGACTCGAGCGACCACGCCGACGACGACTCGAGCGACCACGCCGACGACGACTCGAGCGACCACGCCGACGATCACGGTCACGACGACGACAGTCACAGTGACGAGAACGACGACCACGTGGAAAACGACAGCCACGCCGATCACGACCACGGCGAGTACACGTTCACCCACTACAACCTGATCTTGCTGGTCAACGAGCGGGGGATCGTCGAACGGGCGTACCCGCAGGCGACGGGCACGGACATCGAACCGATCGTCGAGGACTTCCGGACGGTGGTGGACGGCTGA
- a CDS encoding cytochrome c biogenesis protein CcdA, whose amino-acid sequence MVDASLTPTILFALMAGVATFFSPCAYPLLPGYVGFYVSQTDAERATLGGSISRGLVAAVGVLGTFAVLLGATFWVGHSTLSNVVVFEPIIGAVLVVFGVLVVLERAPSLTVALPKRRSSVTGFGIFGAGYALAAAGCVAPLFIGVVGRALSLPFGAGAAVLGTYVGTVAVLMLSLTVATGLGVVAGGGRLAAAGPTLERLAGGVMILAGLGQLYLAIFILEVF is encoded by the coding sequence ATGGTCGACGCGTCACTCACCCCGACGATCCTGTTCGCACTGATGGCGGGGGTCGCGACGTTCTTCTCGCCGTGTGCGTACCCGCTGTTACCGGGCTACGTCGGGTTCTACGTGAGCCAAACCGACGCCGAGCGGGCGACCCTCGGCGGCTCGATCAGCCGCGGGCTGGTCGCCGCCGTCGGCGTGCTCGGGACGTTCGCCGTCCTCCTGGGCGCGACGTTCTGGGTCGGCCACTCCACGCTGTCGAACGTCGTCGTCTTCGAGCCGATCATCGGGGCGGTTCTCGTCGTCTTCGGCGTGCTCGTCGTTCTCGAGCGGGCCCCGTCGCTGACGGTCGCGCTGCCGAAACGTCGCTCGAGCGTCACCGGGTTCGGGATCTTCGGCGCGGGGTACGCGCTGGCCGCGGCGGGCTGTGTCGCGCCGCTGTTCATCGGCGTCGTCGGTCGCGCACTCTCGCTCCCGTTCGGTGCGGGAGCGGCCGTTCTCGGGACGTACGTCGGCACCGTCGCGGTGTTGATGCTCTCGTTGACGGTCGCGACCGGTCTCGGCGTCGTCGCTGGCGGCGGTCGCCTCGCAGCCGCCGGACCGACACTCGAGCGCCTGGCCGGCGGGGTGATGATCCTCGCGGGGCTCGGGCAGCTGTACCTCGCGATCTTTATCCTCGAGGTGTTCTGA
- a CDS encoding DUF7269 family protein has product MNARRIGLGAAGALLVTVALLTPAAGALPVEAVEGALGNDLYVVGVVALLGVLLAAPILVAGRSAAVEEAEMPDPEAAVSVPHAGAAVDDRLETWWLHLPVVGRSQRAEIRDRLEDCAVRTVQRTHGCGRETARELVSTGEWTDDERVRRFLSGGRPPLSDRVGALVGGTPWFAKSVRLTVDELGAQHGRQYGGDSDE; this is encoded by the coding sequence GTGAACGCGCGACGGATCGGTCTCGGCGCCGCCGGAGCGCTGCTCGTCACGGTCGCCCTGTTGACGCCGGCGGCGGGGGCACTCCCCGTCGAGGCCGTCGAGGGCGCGCTCGGAAACGACCTGTACGTCGTCGGCGTCGTCGCGCTGCTGGGCGTCCTCCTCGCCGCCCCGATCCTCGTCGCCGGGCGGAGCGCGGCCGTCGAGGAGGCCGAGATGCCCGATCCCGAGGCCGCCGTCTCCGTCCCGCACGCGGGCGCGGCGGTGGACGATCGCCTCGAGACGTGGTGGCTACACCTGCCGGTCGTCGGTCGGTCGCAGCGAGCGGAGATCCGCGACCGGCTCGAGGACTGCGCCGTTCGGACGGTCCAGCGGACCCACGGCTGCGGTCGGGAGACCGCCCGCGAACTCGTCTCGACGGGCGAGTGGACCGACGACGAGCGCGTCCGGCGCTTTCTCTCCGGCGGCCGTCCGCCCCTGTCGGACAGGGTCGGCGCGCTCGTCGGCGGCACGCCCTGGTTCGCCAAGTCGGTTCGACTGACCGTCGACGAACTCGGGGCCCAACACGGTCGGCAGTACGGCGGTGACAGCGATGAGTGA
- a CDS encoding bacterio-opsin activator domain-containing protein, whose protein sequence is MSPAQAVVTSDVPRVLVVGDSDRTAAASSALESTFTGPSLLRARTAEEAIERLSDREVHCVVCDVDAGGRATLETIREYDRSVPIVALAAERSASDALAAGATDVLGPRDPTELVVGRVRNAAERYRLETRTGGDRYHRSALEHSNALVLVLTAEGAISYASPAFEREMGYTPDELERTRLRRLVHPDDHDAVDDAVGAVAGGTTGTTRSAVLRLGHADGTWHVSEVTCTNRLADPTLEGLVLTVTDAGRRPEPDARLEEAAGGIEHAFFTLGDRWELTYANEAATALFDGRVDLEGTVVWDLLPESVTGPFYERFLEARTTGSLVEFETEFRPLEAWFEVYVHPTETGVSVYARDVTLRKTVAGDRRDRVAHLESVLDAVESGVFVLELSGDPPSADRATISLANAAMFELLEADAIVGHSPASLLPSGIVDALDDRLQSPVVRRMDPIEGSLETPDGPRSVSVSVSLLPDDEHAVCVIRDDTDSRASTEAVTAIHRTTRTLLDAETRPDVCQTVVDVAVDLVDAELAGCYLADGDVLRPVAFSTRESTPPFDLPTLAREETVLGRTLEEGEPAVYDRETLGSFVSQVGVRTDRMVAVPIAGSGVLFATASDLEAFDTRERDTLESLAATAEVTLERLERESHVRDRELELSRTQSRLERLEAIDERRRQISKLLVSADSREEIERGTCRELAELEWVELAMIGETSVAMDEITPRTWAGHNDGYLNTVSLPVGADSGDPSGRTASTREPTVVDNVVREPRGLEWRRAALDREFQSVLSVPLVYDQYVYGVLTLYADRPAAFDDDTLSMFEALGETIAYAISAIETKRALLTDTVIELELLLRGADDPLASIARRASCRLDVETVVPRSAEETTVFVTASETSADALEAAATESPSVMAVRLIADREEGNLFELTVSGSTIATTLADHGGVLCSIDAEGGQTRVIVELPGGADVRSFVSMLERKHPGTELVARRERERSGRPPQAFSTELYESLTDRQLRSLETAYYSGFFEWPRESTGEEVAQSLGVSQPTFNRHFRAAERKLFTLLFDELEDPP, encoded by the coding sequence GTGAGTCCGGCGCAGGCGGTCGTCACTAGCGACGTCCCCCGCGTGCTCGTCGTCGGCGACTCCGACCGGACGGCCGCCGCCTCGTCGGCGCTCGAGTCCACCTTCACCGGCCCGTCGCTGCTGCGCGCCCGGACCGCCGAGGAGGCGATCGAACGCCTCTCGGACCGCGAGGTTCACTGCGTCGTCTGCGACGTCGACGCGGGCGGGCGCGCGACGCTCGAGACGATCCGGGAGTACGACCGCAGCGTCCCGATCGTCGCCCTCGCCGCCGAGCGGTCGGCCTCGGACGCGCTGGCCGCCGGCGCGACCGACGTCCTCGGTCCCCGCGATCCGACCGAACTCGTCGTCGGCCGTGTCAGGAACGCGGCCGAACGGTATCGCCTCGAGACCCGCACCGGAGGCGACCGCTACCACCGGTCGGCGCTCGAACACTCGAACGCGCTGGTGCTCGTGCTCACGGCCGAGGGTGCGATCAGCTACGCGAGTCCGGCGTTCGAACGCGAGATGGGGTACACGCCCGACGAACTCGAGCGAACGCGGCTGCGCCGGCTCGTCCACCCGGACGATCACGACGCCGTCGACGACGCCGTCGGTGCGGTCGCGGGGGGGACCACCGGAACGACGCGATCGGCGGTGCTCCGGCTCGGACACGCCGACGGAACGTGGCACGTCTCGGAGGTGACGTGTACGAACCGGCTCGCAGACCCGACGCTCGAGGGCCTCGTTCTCACCGTCACCGATGCGGGGCGCCGACCCGAACCCGACGCGCGACTCGAGGAGGCCGCCGGGGGGATCGAACACGCGTTCTTCACGCTCGGCGACCGCTGGGAGCTCACCTACGCGAACGAGGCGGCGACGGCGCTGTTCGACGGCCGCGTCGACCTCGAGGGAACCGTCGTCTGGGACCTGCTGCCGGAGTCGGTTACCGGTCCGTTCTACGAGCGGTTCCTCGAGGCCCGGACGACGGGCTCGCTGGTCGAGTTCGAGACGGAGTTCAGGCCGCTGGAGGCGTGGTTCGAAGTGTACGTCCATCCGACCGAAACCGGCGTCTCCGTCTACGCCCGCGACGTCACGCTCAGAAAAACCGTCGCCGGCGACCGACGCGACCGGGTCGCCCACCTCGAGTCCGTCCTCGACGCCGTCGAGTCGGGCGTGTTCGTCCTCGAGCTGTCGGGCGACCCGCCGTCGGCCGACCGGGCGACGATCTCGCTCGCCAACGCCGCGATGTTCGAACTGCTCGAAGCCGACGCGATCGTCGGCCACTCACCCGCGTCGTTGCTCCCTTCGGGGATCGTCGACGCGCTCGACGACAGGCTTCAGTCGCCCGTCGTCAGGCGCATGGACCCGATCGAGGGGAGCCTCGAGACGCCCGACGGACCGCGCTCGGTCTCCGTGTCGGTCTCGTTGCTGCCCGACGACGAGCACGCGGTCTGCGTGATCCGGGACGACACCGACAGCCGGGCGTCGACGGAGGCGGTGACGGCGATCCACCGGACGACGCGGACGCTGCTCGACGCCGAAACTCGCCCCGACGTCTGCCAGACCGTCGTCGACGTGGCCGTCGATCTCGTCGACGCGGAACTCGCCGGCTGTTATCTCGCCGACGGCGACGTACTCAGGCCGGTGGCGTTCTCGACGCGGGAGTCGACGCCGCCGTTCGACCTGCCGACGCTCGCGCGCGAGGAGACGGTTCTCGGACGTACGCTCGAGGAGGGGGAGCCGGCCGTCTACGACCGGGAGACGCTCGGTTCGTTCGTCTCTCAGGTCGGCGTCAGAACGGACCGGATGGTCGCGGTGCCGATCGCCGGCAGCGGCGTGTTGTTCGCGACGGCCTCCGACCTCGAGGCGTTCGACACTCGAGAGCGAGACACCCTCGAGTCCCTCGCTGCGACCGCCGAGGTCACGCTCGAACGCCTCGAGCGGGAGTCGCACGTCAGGGACCGCGAACTCGAGCTGTCCCGGACCCAGTCGCGCCTCGAGCGCCTCGAGGCGATCGACGAACGGCGCCGCCAGATCAGCAAGCTCCTGGTCAGCGCCGACAGCCGCGAGGAGATCGAACGCGGCACCTGTCGGGAGCTCGCCGAACTCGAGTGGGTCGAACTGGCGATGATCGGCGAGACGTCGGTCGCGATGGACGAGATCACGCCGCGGACCTGGGCCGGACACAACGACGGCTACCTGAACACGGTTTCGTTGCCCGTCGGCGCCGATTCCGGCGACCCGTCGGGACGGACCGCCTCGACCCGGGAGCCGACGGTCGTCGACAACGTCGTCCGTGAGCCGCGCGGGCTCGAGTGGCGACGGGCCGCACTCGACCGGGAGTTCCAGTCGGTACTCAGCGTCCCGCTCGTCTACGACCAGTACGTCTACGGCGTCCTCACGCTGTACGCCGACCGTCCCGCGGCGTTCGACGACGACACGCTGTCGATGTTCGAGGCGCTGGGCGAGACGATCGCGTACGCGATCAGCGCGATCGAGACCAAACGAGCGCTGCTCACCGACACCGTCATCGAACTCGAGTTGCTGCTCCGGGGGGCCGACGACCCGCTCGCGTCGATCGCTCGACGGGCCTCCTGTCGACTCGACGTCGAGACGGTCGTTCCACGATCGGCCGAGGAGACGACGGTCTTCGTGACCGCCTCCGAGACGTCAGCGGACGCGCTCGAGGCGGCGGCGACGGAGTCGCCGTCGGTGATGGCCGTTCGGCTGATCGCTGACCGGGAGGAGGGCAACCTGTTCGAACTCACGGTTTCCGGATCGACGATCGCCACGACGCTCGCCGACCACGGCGGCGTGCTGTGCTCGATCGACGCCGAGGGCGGCCAGACGCGCGTTATCGTCGAACTCCCCGGCGGCGCGGACGTTCGCTCGTTCGTCAGTATGCTCGAGCGAAAGCACCCGGGAACGGAGCTGGTCGCCCGCCGCGAACGAGAGCGGTCCGGTCGGCCGCCCCAGGCGTTCAGCACCGAACTGTACGAGAGTTTGACCGATCGACAGCTCCGATCGCTCGAGACGGCGTACTACAGCGGGTTCTTCGAGTGGCCGCGCGAGAGCACCGGCGAGGAGGTCGCCCAGTCGCTCGGCGTCTCACAACCGACGTTCAACCGACACTTCCGCGCGGCAGAACGGAAGCTGTTCACGCTGTTGTTCGACGAACTCGAGGATCCGCCGTAA
- a CDS encoding helix-turn-helix domain-containing protein has product MSTGAAGSERTGLRSQAEGGIIAEVRLDHSDLFLRPTLGRSPDITVEPEYWTTLDGDNRVLFVTAYGPTFDEFETALEIDPTVCEPVLVDRYPSRRVYRVQLTDRAITFDAKTAEVGGRILDISSSRDGWIIQLRFPGRDALVSFNEYCRSRDITFQVNHLRMSDDGEDGVVGLTPKQQELLTVAYEEGYFDVPRGISQNELAERLDVSKSAISQRLRRAIAELCGSSLT; this is encoded by the coding sequence GTGAGCACTGGCGCCGCCGGCTCTGAACGGACGGGTTTACGTTCACAGGCGGAGGGTGGAATTATCGCGGAGGTTCGTCTCGACCACAGCGACCTCTTCTTGCGACCGACGCTGGGCAGAAGCCCCGATATCACCGTCGAGCCCGAGTACTGGACCACCCTCGACGGGGACAACCGGGTGCTGTTCGTCACGGCGTACGGACCCACCTTCGACGAGTTCGAGACTGCCCTCGAAATCGACCCGACCGTCTGCGAGCCGGTCCTCGTCGACCGCTATCCCAGCCGTCGTGTCTACCGGGTACAGCTCACCGATCGGGCGATCACCTTCGACGCGAAGACGGCCGAAGTCGGCGGTCGAATCCTCGACATCTCCAGCTCTCGAGACGGCTGGATCATCCAGCTGCGCTTTCCCGGTCGAGACGCGCTCGTCTCGTTCAACGAGTACTGCCGCAGTCGGGACATCACGTTCCAGGTCAACCACCTCCGAATGTCGGACGACGGCGAAGACGGCGTCGTCGGCCTCACGCCGAAGCAACAGGAACTGCTCACCGTCGCCTACGAAGAGGGCTACTTCGACGTCCCACGGGGGATCTCGCAGAACGAACTCGCCGAACGACTCGACGTTTCGAAATCCGCTATTTCTCAACGGCTTCGCCGCGCAATCGCCGAACTGTGTGGCTCGTCCCTGACGTGA
- a CDS encoding DUF7519 family protein has translation MSVASAVNRPAPASAGLAVCVALGALVLLVDLEAARLAVALAGVGVLVLAAGLLLTKRERLVSGVAAAAVGVGIVGAAVALAASLPRSAAALSLLPGLGGVAVLTLAVVPLRGDGSPGLVKLGCGLVLLATMVAAVLQEAGPTAVVVAGAGTVVAWDLADNAISLGRQLGRDARTLGAELAHAAGTGLVAVVGVVTAHLVTDLSSGSLSFSQLLVVLLGVIVLLAAVYD, from the coding sequence ATGAGCGTCGCCTCCGCCGTCAACCGTCCGGCGCCCGCGAGCGCCGGGCTCGCGGTCTGCGTCGCCCTCGGCGCGCTCGTCCTGCTCGTCGATCTCGAGGCGGCCCGGCTCGCGGTCGCCCTCGCGGGCGTCGGCGTGCTCGTGCTCGCGGCGGGACTGCTGTTGACCAAGCGCGAGCGCCTGGTGAGCGGGGTCGCCGCGGCGGCGGTCGGCGTCGGAATCGTCGGCGCCGCCGTCGCCCTCGCGGCCAGTCTCCCCCGGAGCGCCGCCGCGCTCTCGCTGCTTCCCGGGCTCGGCGGCGTCGCCGTACTCACGCTGGCCGTCGTCCCCCTTCGCGGCGACGGCTCCCCGGGTCTGGTCAAACTCGGCTGCGGACTCGTCCTGCTTGCCACGATGGTCGCCGCCGTCCTCCAGGAGGCCGGCCCGACGGCGGTCGTCGTCGCCGGCGCCGGGACGGTCGTCGCCTGGGACCTCGCCGACAACGCGATCAGCCTCGGCCGACAGCTCGGCCGCGACGCTCGCACGCTCGGCGCCGAACTCGCCCACGCGGCGGGGACGGGACTCGTCGCCGTCGTCGGCGTCGTGACCGCACACCTCGTCACCGACCTCTCGAGCGGCTCGCTCTCGTTCTCCCAGCTGCTCGTCGTGCTCCTCGGCGTGATCGTGCTCCTCGCGGCGGTGTACGACTGA